From one Bos javanicus breed banteng chromosome 15, ARS-OSU_banteng_1.0, whole genome shotgun sequence genomic stretch:
- the LOC133261436 gene encoding olfactory receptor 5W2-like produces MERENCSSLTEFFFLGITDNTENKVILFTMFLPVYLINLLANLGMITLIRMDPQLHTPMYFFLSHLSFCDLCYSTAIGPKMLVDLFSKNKSIPSYGCALQFLVLCTFVDSECLLLAVMAYDRYKAISSPLLYALSMSSGVCSLLMAGVYLVGMIDGLIHTTLAFRLCFCGSNEINHFFCDVPPLLLISCSDTQLNELVIFMIFGFIELSSISGVLVSYCYIILSVLKIHSAEGRFKAFSTCTSHLTAVAIFQGTLLFMYFRPSSSYSLDEDKMTSLFYTLVIPMLNPLIYSLRNKDVKQALEKLKNKWF; encoded by the coding sequence ATGGAAAGAGAGAATTGCTCCTCCTtgactgaattctttttcttgggaattacTGATAACACTGAGAACAAAGTGATCCTATTTACAATGTTTCTACCTGTTTATCTCATTAATCTTCTGGcaaatcttggaatgatcacCCTAATTAGGATGGATCCCCAGCtgcacacacccatgtactttttcctcagcCACCTCTCCTTCTGTGACCTCTGCTATTCCACAGCCATCGGCCCTAAGATGCTGGTGGACCTATTTTCCAAGAACAAATCAATCCCCTCCTATGGCTGCGCTCTGCAATTCTTGGTTCTCTGTACCTTTGTAGATTCTGAGTGTCTCCTGCTGGCAGTGATGGCTTATGACCGGTACAAGGCCATCAGCAGCCCCTTGCTCTATGCGCTCAGCATGTCCAGCGGGGTGTGCTCCCTGCTCATGGCTGGGGTTTACCTGGTGGGAATGATAGATGGTTTGATACACACGACATTAGCATTCCGTTTATGCTTCTGTGGGTCAAATGAGATTAACCACTTTTTTTGTGATGTTCCTCCTCTCCTGTTGATATCTTGCTCAGACACACAGCTCAATGAGTTAGTGATATTCATGATTTTTGGCTTTATTGAATTAAGCTCCATTTCAGGAGTCCTTGTCTCTTATTGTTATATCATCCTATCAGTCTTGAAGATCCACTCTGCTGAAGGGAGGTTCAAAGCTTTCTCCACCTGCACCTCCCACCTAACTGCTGTGGCCATTttccagggaactctgctcttcATGTATTTCAGGCCGAGTTCATCCTACTCTCTAGATGAAGACAAAATGACCTCATTGTTTTACACCCTCGTGATTCCCATGTTAAACCCTCTGATTTACAGCCTAAGGAACAAGGATGTAAAACAGGCCctggaaaaattgaaaaataaatggttTTAG